Proteins from a single region of Candidatus Puniceispirillum marinum IMCC1322:
- a CDS encoding methylmalonyl-CoA mutase family protein, which yields MSSVDNCFPPASRDDWVAAVEKMLRNASVDSLRRHDEDGLIIDALYDGGSAQLAGDMATSVRRLSQDPAQRVAFGWDVRQPLHISGDVKAINQCIIDDVEQGATSLWLRADKDEQIDFGRLFDGIMLPAVGVHLDSGASTYQLVDRFIAHIDGDISKANLHAGLDPFVAEGDADPDVILAAGFALANRAATQIPTSIFAVNGWHWHNKGVTAVNELAIILSSVTDIMRRAMEAGIAPATIAALIEVTIALPADLYAGLAKCRAVRHGWAGIVAALGLDPDQYRLRLHAAPSLRMFSLLDQDVNILRSTTALLGGALGNADALTGFAHDILTGESVRGRRLARMTQLLMIEESGIAKAIDPAGGSGFIEARADDLAKAAWATFQTLESQGGASSCYKDNVFADLAREGQAKANARLVTGDAKFLGVTLQPDMVPVADIVTGGWGADGALIVRPAQIIEDFRRKALARQPRIICLLPSGTMDQPLQSLKKDSDQLCAIGGLSVITLVVGDDTARDIRAAKPDVVIYIGNTLEAIADLRADMSALMPDIIFVAAADITGESSLIDALDLLLGKQTDA from the coding sequence ATGTCATCAGTTGATAATTGTTTTCCCCCAGCCTCTCGTGATGACTGGGTTGCTGCGGTTGAAAAAATGCTTCGGAACGCATCGGTGGATAGCTTGCGACGTCATGACGAAGACGGTCTGATTATTGACGCCCTTTATGACGGTGGTTCAGCCCAGCTTGCTGGCGATATGGCGACAAGCGTGCGACGTCTGTCACAGGACCCAGCCCAGCGGGTGGCATTTGGATGGGATGTACGCCAACCATTGCACATAAGTGGCGATGTTAAAGCCATCAACCAGTGCATAATTGATGATGTCGAACAGGGCGCAACATCGCTTTGGCTTCGTGCGGATAAGGATGAACAGATTGACTTTGGCAGGCTGTTCGATGGCATCATGCTGCCCGCTGTCGGTGTGCATTTAGATAGCGGTGCCAGCACGTATCAGCTGGTGGACAGATTTATCGCACATATTGACGGTGATATCAGCAAGGCCAATCTGCATGCCGGATTAGATCCCTTTGTGGCAGAAGGAGATGCCGATCCGGATGTCATACTGGCGGCTGGCTTTGCGCTTGCTAACCGCGCGGCTACACAAATACCAACATCTATTTTTGCGGTCAATGGATGGCATTGGCATAATAAGGGTGTCACGGCGGTCAATGAATTGGCGATCATTCTATCATCGGTTACCGATATCATGCGGCGTGCCATGGAGGCGGGTATTGCCCCTGCGACGATCGCCGCGCTGATCGAAGTGACCATCGCCTTGCCTGCTGATCTATATGCTGGCCTTGCCAAGTGCCGGGCAGTTCGACATGGCTGGGCGGGCATTGTTGCAGCTCTTGGTCTTGACCCTGATCAGTATCGTCTGCGTTTACATGCGGCCCCGTCGTTACGGATGTTCAGTCTTTTGGATCAGGATGTGAATATACTGCGCTCAACAACAGCTTTGCTAGGTGGGGCATTGGGTAATGCTGATGCTTTGACAGGGTTTGCGCATGATATTCTGACGGGCGAAAGTGTCCGTGGCCGTCGTTTGGCACGCATGACGCAATTATTGATGATCGAGGAATCAGGTATTGCAAAAGCGATTGACCCAGCAGGCGGTTCGGGTTTTATCGAAGCGCGCGCCGATGATCTAGCAAAAGCGGCATGGGCGACATTCCAGACGTTGGAAAGTCAGGGTGGCGCATCATCATGTTACAAGGATAATGTGTTTGCTGATTTGGCCCGCGAAGGACAGGCGAAAGCTAATGCCAGGCTTGTCACGGGTGACGCCAAGTTTCTGGGCGTGACATTGCAACCTGACATGGTGCCAGTCGCTGATATTGTCACTGGTGGCTGGGGCGCTGATGGGGCTTTGATTGTACGCCCTGCTCAGATCATCGAAGACTTTCGTCGTAAAGCCTTAGCCCGGCAACCACGTATCATATGTCTGTTGCCATCGGGTACTATGGATCAGCCATTGCAGTCCCTCAAGAAAGACAGCGATCAGCTATGTGCAATTGGCGGATTATCAGTGATAACGCTTGTCGTTGGTGATGATACAGCGCGTGATATTCGTGCGGCTAAACCCGATGTGGTCATATATATTGGTAACACACTTGAAGCTATTGCCGATCTGCGCGCTGATATGTCTGCCCTCATGCCAGATATTATATTTGTTGCGGCGGCGGATATCACGGGTGAAAGCTCGCTAATTGATGCACTTGATTTATTGTTAGGAAAGCAGACAGATGCGTGA
- a CDS encoding ArnT family glycosyltransferase — MTPSRNTPNSNFRHPPKAHDVAIDRWIMGLLILVTVIRSLAILISPLELGVDEAQYWAWSQKPDFGYFTKPPLIAWIIGLSYALFGHEVWAVRLPAPWLHLLTTIILWRTASWVAGPSAGRWAAIIWIALPIISVGSFVMSTDTPLLLALSVALMMVIGILHNRFDPFQGMFICGLAVGVGFLAKYAAIYFLAGILLWALWNRLAGTINAISIRHLWLFGLGMIIAASPNIIWNLTNDLTTVRHLGDNANIAKQSFDLAKVGGFMLGQLGVAGPGIFILMLGILRPPFSAGSKRLMICLSLPVLGLMSIQAFISDANANWAVASYPALTVWLACWIAQTNRWRWGLLASGINVAIAIIIISASMAGSLGVLTPASDPLRRLRGWQALATDINAALEQHDAKLLVADRRATAALMGWYFHNSDIDIAIYDSDGIPGNHYERNHAFGRAVTGTRALIAVDGRAQPPALPQVNWQANSSISEHVISNNRSRKLFIFAGTQTP; from the coding sequence ATGACCCCGAGCCGTAATACCCCAAACAGCAATTTTCGGCACCCCCCTAAAGCGCATGACGTGGCCATAGACCGCTGGATTATGGGTTTGCTCATTCTTGTGACAGTAATACGGAGCCTCGCTATCTTGATCAGCCCCTTGGAACTGGGTGTTGACGAAGCGCAATATTGGGCATGGAGCCAAAAACCCGATTTCGGATATTTCACCAAACCCCCTCTTATTGCCTGGATCATAGGACTGTCATATGCCCTGTTTGGACATGAAGTCTGGGCCGTACGTCTGCCAGCGCCATGGCTTCATCTTCTGACCACAATCATATTATGGCGAACGGCAAGCTGGGTAGCGGGACCTAGTGCGGGACGCTGGGCAGCCATTATATGGATTGCCCTACCCATCATTTCGGTTGGTAGCTTTGTCATGTCAACCGATACACCGCTTTTGCTGGCGCTGAGCGTAGCCTTGATGATGGTCATTGGTATTCTGCATAATCGGTTTGACCCGTTTCAAGGCATGTTTATCTGTGGCCTGGCTGTTGGCGTTGGCTTTCTGGCAAAATATGCGGCCATATATTTTCTGGCGGGCATCCTTTTATGGGCTCTATGGAACCGACTCGCAGGGACGATCAATGCCATCAGCATCCGGCATTTATGGCTCTTTGGTCTTGGCATGATCATCGCTGCCAGCCCAAATATAATATGGAATCTAACCAATGATCTCACCACTGTGCGGCATCTTGGTGATAATGCCAATATTGCCAAACAAAGTTTTGATCTAGCCAAAGTTGGCGGCTTTATGCTGGGTCAACTTGGCGTTGCGGGCCCTGGTATCTTCATACTTATGCTGGGCATTTTGCGCCCCCCTTTCAGCGCCGGCTCAAAAAGGCTGATGATATGTCTGAGCCTGCCAGTATTGGGCTTGATGAGCATTCAGGCCTTTATCAGCGATGCCAATGCAAACTGGGCTGTTGCCAGCTATCCGGCGCTAACCGTCTGGCTGGCGTGCTGGATCGCCCAGACAAATAGGTGGCGCTGGGGACTATTGGCCAGCGGCATCAACGTAGCCATTGCGATCATCATTATCAGCGCCAGCATGGCCGGCAGTCTTGGCGTTTTGACCCCCGCATCCGATCCGCTTCGCCGATTGCGGGGGTGGCAAGCACTGGCCACCGATATAAACGCCGCCTTGGAACAGCATGATGCCAAACTCTTGGTCGCAGATAGACGTGCTACAGCAGCATTGATGGGATGGTATTTTCACAATAGTGACATTGATATTGCCATATATGACAGTGATGGTATTCCCGGCAATCATTACGAACGCAACCACGCCTTTGGCCGTGCGGTGACTGGCACGCGTGCGCTTATCGCTGTTGATGGGCGCGCGCAACCACCGGCCTTGCCACAGGTGAACTGGCAGGCCAACTCTTCAATCTCCGAACATGTGATTTCAAATAACCGTAGCCGCAAGCTATTTATATTTGCTGGTACGCAGACGCCTTAG
- the mntR gene encoding manganese-binding transcriptional regulator MntR has protein sequence MTHEDDQNDVATSAAKFDRIRRAHQSEVAEDYVEMIAELIKETGEARTVDLAARFGVTSPTVNAIIQRLQRAELVESKPYRSIFLTEAGKNLAKRSQDRHRVVRDFLITIGVSAEIAEEDAEGVEHHVSPETLAIFEQITKSKTGL, from the coding sequence ATGACGCATGAAGATGACCAAAATGATGTAGCAACAAGTGCGGCAAAGTTTGACCGCATCCGCCGTGCGCACCAAAGCGAGGTGGCTGAAGACTATGTCGAAATGATTGCCGAGCTTATCAAGGAAACGGGTGAAGCGCGTACAGTCGATCTGGCTGCGCGTTTTGGTGTTACCAGCCCGACAGTCAATGCCATCATTCAACGTCTGCAACGTGCTGAGCTTGTTGAAAGTAAACCCTATCGGTCTATTTTTCTGACTGAGGCCGGAAAGAATCTGGCCAAGCGAAGCCAAGACAGACACCGCGTTGTCCGTGATTTTCTGATAACGATTGGCGTGTCTGCCGAGATCGCCGAAGAAGATGCCGAGGGGGTTGAACATCATGTCAGCCCTGAAACATTGGCGATCTTTGAACAGATCACAAAAAGCAAGACTGGGTTGTAA
- a CDS encoding DUF1244 domain-containing protein gives MDKATQTELEAAAFRRLVAHLQDRTDVQNIDMMNLAGFCRNCMSRWYREAAEADGITLSDPEARKLIYGMDYATWKATYQTEASPDQLAKMKQSHDHEKKD, from the coding sequence ATGGATAAGGCCACCCAAACTGAATTAGAAGCGGCAGCATTTCGTCGCCTTGTCGCGCATTTGCAGGATCGAACCGATGTCCAGAATATCGATATGATGAATCTGGCTGGGTTCTGTCGGAACTGCATGTCGCGCTGGTATCGCGAAGCCGCCGAAGCCGATGGCATAACCCTTAGCGATCCTGAAGCCCGAAAATTAATTTACGGGATGGATTACGCCACATGGAAAGCCACCTACCAAACCGAGGCCAGCCCTGATCAACTGGCAAAAATGAAACAATCCCATGACCATGAAAAGAAGGACTGA
- a CDS encoding DUF2312 domain-containing protein, translated as MSVIPGTGAGAEQLTQFIERIERLEEEKRALMADIKDVYAEAKATGFEPKIMRQIVRMRAMDRDLLSEQDALLDTYRDALGLR; from the coding sequence ATGTCTGTAATCCCCGGCACCGGTGCGGGCGCCGAACAGCTCACCCAGTTTATTGAGCGTATTGAACGTCTGGAAGAAGAAAAACGTGCCCTTATGGCGGATATCAAAGATGTCTATGCCGAAGCGAAAGCCACCGGATTTGAACCAAAAATCATGCGGCAGATTGTGCGCATGCGGGCCATGGATCGCGACCTACTTAGTGAGCAGGATGCGCTTCTCGACACCTATCGTGACGCACTTGGCTTGCGCTAG